One window of Rhizobium leguminosarum genomic DNA carries:
- a CDS encoding transposase — translation MRRRRKPRDWSDGEKARIVAATLQPGANVSAVARSEGFGSLAALWVASQGTGIGSCCASDGGNRQADCGFRREAGHHSNQNPASFRH, via the coding sequence GTGCGAAGACGACGCAAGCCGCGTGACTGGTCGGACGGCGAAAAGGCGCGGATCGTCGCCGCGACGCTGCAGCCTGGGGCCAATGTCTCGGCGGTTGCCCGGTCTGAAGGCTTTGGATCCCTCGCAGCTTTATGGGTGGCGTCGCAAGGCACTGGCATCGGGAGTTGTTGCGCCTCTGACGGAGGGAACCGGCAAGCAGATTGCGGATTCCGACGTGAAGCCGGCCACCATTCCAATCAAAATCCGGCCAGTTTTCGGCACTGA
- the tnpA gene encoding IS66-like element accessory protein TnpA — protein MESTLEFLTTRRSRREAHRHWPDDVKARIVSESLRPGVTVNEVAERYGLKANRLSSWRTLARQGKLVLPEPEDAVEFAAMVVEAPAPEPPTAKAVSRAEIVVGPVTIRLEEGASAARIAAIARALAATT, from the coding sequence ATGGAGTCTACGCTGGAGTTTCTCACAACACGTCGGAGCCGACGGGAGGCGCACCGCCACTGGCCGGACGATGTCAAGGCACGGATCGTTTCGGAGAGCTTGCGCCCAGGCGTGACGGTGAACGAGGTCGCGGAACGTTACGGGCTGAAAGCGAACCGTCTGTCGTCCTGGCGCACGCTGGCGCGGCAGGGCAAGCTGGTTTTGCCTGAGCCGGAAGATGCAGTCGAATTCGCTGCCATGGTTGTCGAAGCGCCCGCGCCGGAGCCGCCGACTGCCAAAGCAGTCTCCCGCGCCGAGATTGTCGTCGGCCCTGTCACCATCCGTCTTGAGGAAGGTGCGTCTGCTGCCCGGATCGCCGCCATCGCGCGTGCCTTGGCGGCGACAACATGA
- a CDS encoding transposase, which yields MIAATRLLAAAFGHEVDVVVPPPKNAVPGGNCQRNQHIEHIAKHGRMAWQAATGYNQRSRIETQIGRWKSVIGDRLHARNIENQTTETHIAASALNRMSAFGRANYERVS from the coding sequence CTGATCGCTGCAACACGGCTCCTGGCGGCCGCTTTCGGACATGAAGTCGATGTCGTTGTCCCGCCTCCGAAGAACGCTGTTCCCGGCGGCAATTGCCAGCGGAACCAGCATATCGAGCATATCGCCAAACACGGCCGGATGGCCTGGCAGGCCGCGACCGGTTATAATCAGAGATCCCGGATCGAAACTCAGATAGGGCGCTGGAAGTCGGTCATCGGCGACCGGCTGCACGCCAGGAACATCGAAAACCAGACCACCGAAACGCACATCGCCGCCAGTGCGCTCAACCGTATGTCCGCCTTTGGAAGGGCCAACTACGAGCGTGTCAGCTGA
- a CDS encoding NUDIX hydrolase yields MFQDDETARNVDQGSLEEIPQAGAICFRRNGRGEVKVLLVASRRTGRWGLPKGHVESSETSKSTAEREAFEEAGVKGALSPEVFGSFTYFKDNPSCRYEVSVHLLEVRSISREFPEKDVRKTKWFRLQEAIEQAGPPGLKVLLRCFELEARARRNSNPLCSSAAI; encoded by the coding sequence ATGTTTCAGGACGATGAAACCGCTCGGAACGTTGACCAGGGATCTCTCGAGGAGATCCCACAGGCGGGCGCGATCTGCTTTCGCAGGAATGGCAGAGGCGAGGTCAAGGTTCTGCTGGTCGCCAGCCGCCGAACCGGTCGATGGGGATTGCCGAAGGGACATGTGGAGAGCAGCGAGACATCAAAGTCAACCGCCGAGCGCGAGGCGTTCGAAGAGGCCGGCGTAAAGGGAGCGCTGTCACCAGAGGTATTTGGTTCGTTTACCTACTTCAAAGACAACCCTTCCTGTCGCTATGAGGTCAGCGTCCACCTTCTGGAGGTGCGGTCCATTTCGCGTGAATTCCCCGAGAAAGACGTGCGCAAGACAAAATGGTTCCGATTGCAAGAGGCGATCGAACAGGCCGGACCGCCCGGCCTGAAGGTGTTGCTACGGTGCTTCGAGTTGGAGGCAAGAGCGCGCCGCAATTCTAATCCTCTGTGTTCCTCCGCAGCGATATAA
- a CDS encoding CHAD domain-containing protein, with the protein MREIELKLELSRAGAAALLKKNPFEAAPTILQQKSIYFDTPKCDLFRRGVSLRIRQSGNERIQTVKTGDGNAAGSFAREEWEQPVAGDAPVLDNPQIRALLDGVDAELVPQFEVHVKRHRWDVTDGDATVEVAVDLGNVVAADREAPLCEIEFETKAGPSAALFALARQIDRTTPVHLGVLSKAERGYRLLGAAPGAVKAGPNPLAPGMHTAAAFERIAGSCLKQFRLNEIALSWSRNADVLHYARVALRRLRALLSISKPLFQDSRSDLLRDEFRWLAGETSDARNIDVMIDRTRGDKLSHGLQKARDDAYAVAEAALSSARARSLMIDATEWISANDWRSDELGKAMLNAPAKDFASTVFDKLWKKVAKGGSNIIDADDESRHKLRIALQQQARSQTLSPFHRRDGGPSGSAWQSERPRHRPRDADGARTF; encoded by the coding sequence ATGCGGGAAATAGAACTGAAGCTCGAACTATCACGCGCGGGAGCGGCGGCGCTCCTGAAGAAAAATCCGTTCGAAGCCGCCCCGACCATCCTTCAGCAGAAATCGATCTATTTCGACACTCCCAAGTGCGACCTCTTCAGGCGAGGCGTGTCGCTGCGCATCCGGCAGTCGGGAAACGAGCGGATCCAAACCGTCAAGACCGGGGATGGAAATGCGGCCGGCTCGTTTGCGCGTGAAGAATGGGAGCAACCGGTCGCGGGCGATGCGCCGGTTCTTGACAATCCGCAAATCCGTGCCCTGCTCGATGGAGTTGATGCAGAGCTCGTGCCCCAGTTTGAGGTCCATGTGAAGCGGCACCGTTGGGACGTGACGGACGGGGATGCCACGGTCGAGGTGGCGGTGGATCTCGGCAACGTTGTTGCAGCCGATCGCGAGGCGCCGCTTTGCGAGATCGAGTTCGAAACTAAGGCCGGCCCGTCGGCGGCGCTATTTGCGCTTGCCCGCCAGATCGACCGGACGACCCCGGTTCATCTTGGCGTGCTGAGCAAGGCGGAACGCGGCTATCGGCTGCTCGGAGCTGCGCCCGGTGCCGTCAAGGCCGGCCCAAATCCGTTGGCACCAGGCATGCACACAGCGGCGGCATTCGAGCGCATCGCCGGTTCGTGTCTCAAACAATTTCGCCTCAACGAAATCGCGCTCAGCTGGTCGCGCAACGCGGACGTCCTGCACTACGCTCGTGTGGCGCTTCGAAGACTGCGCGCGCTCTTGTCGATCAGCAAGCCTTTGTTCCAGGACAGCCGTTCCGACCTACTTCGCGACGAGTTCCGCTGGCTCGCCGGCGAAACCAGCGACGCGCGCAATATCGACGTGATGATCGACCGGACGAGGGGGGATAAACTCTCACACGGTCTGCAGAAAGCTCGCGACGATGCCTATGCTGTGGCGGAAGCGGCCCTTTCTTCGGCGCGCGCCCGCTCTTTGATGATCGATGCCACCGAATGGATTTCCGCCAACGACTGGCGAAGCGATGAATTGGGCAAAGCAATGCTTAATGCGCCGGCAAAGGATTTCGCCTCGACTGTGTTCGACAAACTTTGGAAGAAAGTGGCGAAAGGCGGCAGCAACATAATCGACGCCGACGATGAGAGCCGCCATAAGCTGCGCATCGCTTTACAACAGCAAGCGCGAAGCCAAACGCTATCGCCGTTTCATCGCCGCGATGGGGGGCCTTCAGGATCAGCTTGGCAATCTGAACGACCTCGTCACCGCCCCCGAGATGCTGACGGCGCTCGGACTTTCTGA
- the rpoN gene encoding RNA polymerase factor sigma-54 has translation MTIEPKFSLLQRQSLVMTPQLMQSIQLLQMTHVELNQFIAQEAEKNPLLEFPSNDDEAGAERGEAEDEPYGHSPEDAGADDGYDNRTEALSSDWYDNGGSASTSRLNDELDANYTNVFPDDSAPQRLDAPELVGQWKSMPGSGGEGADYDLDDFVAGQVSLRDHLAQQIPFVLPDIADRLIAQNFVDQLDDAGYLQADIVETGERLGTSLTAAERVLAALQTLDPPGVFARSLSECLAIQLRQKDRYDPAMQALVENLELLARRDFATLKRLCGVDEEDLLDMLGEIRRLNPKPGSGFEAGVSEAIMPDVVVRPSSEGGWLVELNPDALPRVGVNQSYFSRVTRNGDARAFLSECLQSANCLTRSLDQRARTIMKVASEIVRQQDAFLLNGVDHLRPLNLKTVAEAIKMHESTVSRVTSNKYMLTPRGLFELKYFFTVSISAVAGGDSHSAEAVRHKIRALIMQESPDAVLSDDDIVDMLKKSGVDLARRTVAKYREAMNIASSVQRRREKRALAKVVVRHDTPQVHSSKAPRRATPG, from the coding sequence ATGACGATCGAACCTAAATTTTCCCTGCTCCAGCGCCAGTCCCTGGTGATGACACCGCAACTGATGCAATCCATCCAGCTGCTGCAGATGACCCATGTCGAACTCAACCAATTCATCGCCCAGGAGGCGGAGAAGAACCCGCTGCTCGAATTTCCGTCGAATGACGACGAGGCAGGGGCAGAACGCGGCGAAGCCGAGGACGAGCCCTATGGTCATTCTCCGGAGGATGCAGGCGCGGACGACGGCTACGACAACCGCACCGAAGCGCTCTCCAGCGACTGGTACGACAATGGCGGCAGCGCCAGCACCAGCCGGCTGAACGACGAGCTCGACGCCAACTATACCAATGTCTTTCCCGATGATAGCGCGCCGCAGCGCCTCGATGCGCCGGAGCTCGTCGGCCAGTGGAAATCGATGCCGGGCAGTGGCGGCGAGGGCGCCGATTATGATCTCGACGATTTCGTCGCCGGCCAGGTGTCGCTGCGCGATCATCTCGCCCAGCAGATCCCCTTCGTCCTGCCTGACATTGCCGATCGGCTGATCGCACAGAACTTCGTCGATCAGCTCGACGATGCCGGTTATCTGCAAGCCGATATCGTCGAGACCGGCGAGCGGCTGGGCACCAGCCTGACGGCCGCCGAGCGTGTGCTTGCCGCCCTCCAGACGCTCGATCCGCCGGGGGTTTTCGCCCGCAGCCTCTCGGAATGCCTGGCGATCCAGCTCAGGCAGAAGGACCGATACGACCCGGCCATGCAGGCGCTCGTCGAAAACCTCGAACTGTTGGCGCGGCGCGATTTTGCCACGCTGAAGCGGCTGTGCGGCGTCGACGAGGAAGACCTTCTCGACATGCTCGGCGAAATCCGCCGGCTCAATCCCAAGCCCGGCAGCGGTTTCGAAGCCGGTGTTTCCGAAGCGATCATGCCTGATGTGGTCGTCAGGCCCTCTTCGGAGGGCGGCTGGCTGGTCGAGCTCAATCCGGATGCGCTGCCGCGCGTGGGCGTCAACCAGTCCTATTTTTCCCGGGTGACCAGGAATGGCGACGCTCGCGCCTTCCTTTCCGAATGCCTGCAGAGCGCCAACTGTCTGACGCGCAGCCTCGACCAGCGGGCAAGAACCATCATGAAGGTGGCAAGCGAGATCGTCCGCCAGCAGGATGCCTTCCTGTTGAACGGTGTCGACCATTTGCGCCCGCTGAACCTGAAGACGGTCGCCGAGGCGATCAAGATGCACGAATCCACCGTCAGCCGCGTTACTTCGAACAAATACATGCTGACGCCGCGCGGTCTCTTCGAGCTCAAATATTTCTTCACCGTCTCGATCAGCGCCGTCGCCGGTGGCGACAGCCATTCGGCCGAGGCCGTGCGTCACAAGATCCGCGCGCTGATCATGCAGGAGAGCCCTGACGCGGTGCTCTCCGACGACGATATCGTCGACATGCTGAAGAAGAGCGGCGTGGATCTCGCCCGCCGCACGGTTGCGAAATACCGGGAGGCAATGAACATCGCCTCTTCGGTACAGCGCCGCCGCGAGAAGCGGGCGCTCGCAAAGGTGGTGGTTCGTCACGACACTCCGCAGGTACATTCTTCGAAAGCACCAAGGCGGGCGACACCCGGGTGA